The Mesorhizobium sp. B2-8-5 genome segment CGTCGCTGCGGCGAGCGGGTTCTCGGTATCGTCCTCGTCGCGGCTGGCGACCGCGTTGGCAGCGGCGTCGATCAACGCGATCTGGGTCGGGAACATGTCGCGGAACAGGCCGGAGATGCGCCAGGTGACGTCGACGCGCGGGCGGCCGAGCGTGGCCGGCGGCAGCACCTCGATGCCGGTGACGCGGCCGGTGGCGGCATCCCATTGCGGCCGGCAGCCCATCAGCGCCAGACCTTGCGCGATCTCCTCGCCGCCGGTGCGCAACGAGGCGGAACCCCAGAGGTCGATGACCAGCGAGCGCGGCCAGTCGCCATGGCTTTGCATATAGCTGCGCACCACTTCCTCCGCCGCCGCCTGGCCGAGGTCATAGGCGGTTGGCGTCGGCATTGTGCGCGGATCGGAGGTGAAGAGGTTGCGGCCGGTGGGGAGCACATCGGAGCGACCGCGCGCCGGGGCGCCGGCAGGGCCGGCCTTGATGTGGCGGCCATCGAGCGCGGCGAGCAGGTTGGCTATTTCGGCCGCCGCGCTTTGCCGGCGCAGCGGGTCGGCTTCGTCTTCCGGTGCGCGGCCATAGACATGCAGCCCGTCCTTGACGGCGAAATCCTTGAGGTCGCAGAGCCAGGCGTCGATGCGGCGCAGCGCTTCGTCCGGAGCGTCTGTGCCGGCAACGCCGGCTTCGGAGGCCAGGCCGGTCCTTTGCGCCGTCTCGACGATCAGCCTAGCCAGACGGTCGCGGCGGCGGCGGTCGAGGCCGTCGGCCTGGGCATATTCATCGACCAAGCGCTCCAGCTTCTGTTGGACCTCGTCGAGGCCTGCGCCGGTCAGCGGCGGCGGCAGATGGCCAAGCGTGACGGCCGAAATGCGGCGCTTGGCCTGCGCGGCCTCACCGGGATTGGAAACGATGAAGGGATAGATGACCGGCAACGACCCAGTGACGATCTCGGGGAAGCAGGTGTCGGATAGCGCCACCGTCTTGCCTGGCAGCCATTCCAGCGTGCCATGCGCGCCGACATGGATGATGGCATGCGCGCCGAGCGATTTTTGCAGCCAGAGGCCGAAGGCGATCAACTCGTGGCGCGGGGGAAGTGTCGGGTCGTGGTAATCGGCGCGGCGGTCGGCCGAGCGGCCGCGGTCGGGGGCCAGCGCCACGGTGACGTTGCCGAAGGTGGCGGCGCGGAAGGGGAAGGTTGCCGAGGTCGGCGCTTGAACACCCCCCTCTGTCCTGCCGGACATCTCCCCCGCAGGGGGGGAGATTGATCTGTCGCCACCGCTTTCGCCAATTGTCGGAGTTGCAGGAATGGCGCCTTCGGCGGAACTGCCGATCTCCCCCCTTGCGGGGGAGATGTCCGGCAGGACAGAGGGGGGTGCCTCGCGCGAACCTATCTGGTCCTGTGCCATGCCCCATGCCACCTCAACTGAAGCTCGCGCTTCCCTCGGCAGTTCCGCTGAAAAGGCAACGTAATCCGTCAACGTAAGGCCAAGCCCACCAACCTCCAGCGCATCGAGCAACTCCCGCGGCGATTGCGGAATCGCTTCAACCACGTAGCCCTGTTCCTTCAGGTCATGCAGCATGGCGAGCACGCTTGACGGCACATCAAGCCCAACGGCATAGCCGGTCCGCCCGGGCGCGCTGGGATAATCGGGGATCAGGATCGCCAGCTTGCGCTCGGCCCGCTCGGTCCGCTGCAGGCGGATAAAGGCAGCGATCCGCCTGGCGACCTGCTCGACGCGATCGGCCTCCGGCCGGTTGGCGAAGGCGCGGAAGGCGAGCGCCGGGTCGGTTTCGACCTCGCCCTTGAACGAGATGGCGCCGGCGAGGATACGGCCGTCGAGCTCGGGCAATACAACGTGCATGGCGAGATCGGCGGGCGCCAGGCCGCGCTGGTTCTTTTCCCAGACCTCGCGTCTCGTTGTGGCGACGATGACCTGGAACACTGGCACGCCGGCGCGGTCGAACAGAGTCTCGATGCCGGGCTCCGCGCCGGAGGCGAAGGCGGTCGCGGTGACAATGGCGGCCGGGTTCAGCGAGGCGATCGCGTTTTCGACGAAGGCGAGAGACGCCGGATCCTTGAGGCTGGAAACGAAGATCGGCACCGGGGCCATGCCTTGCTGCTTCAACGCTTCCGCCAGAGCGTCGATCGGCGCGATGTCTGCGGCAAGCAGCATGGAACGGTAGAAGAGGATGGGGACGACTGCGAAATTGTCGACGCCGAGTTGCGTCACACCCCCCTCTGTCCTGCCGGACATCTCCCCCGCAAGGGGGGAGATTGCTCTGTGGTCGACGGTTTCGCCAACTGTAGATGTTTCAGCTAGCTCGATATTTGACGAAGCAGAGATAGAGCCGGCTTGGGTGACGGCTGATCTCCCCCCTTGCGGGGGAGATGTCCGGCAGGACAGAGGGGGGTGCGAAGGAATGCCGACCCTTGAAACGTTCGACTTCTCGACGACACCAACTCCCGGCTCATAATACCCCGCCTTCGGCACACTGACCGCATCAACCACGGCCGCCTCAGCCCCCGCAAGCTTTGCCAGCCTTTGCACCAGCGCCGCCATATTGGCCGGCCCGCCTTCGCGGAAATAGCCGAGCAGGGCGTCGAGCTCGGCGCGCGGCAGGGTCGAGCCTTCGATCAGGCGCTGGTCCTCGTCATGGCTTTCGCCGGGCAGCAGCGCCAGCTTGATGCCGCGCTCGCGCGCGACCGCAGCGAGCTGGTCGCAGCCATAGCGCCACCACTCATAGCCGCCGAGGATGCGCACCAGGACGACCTTGGCGTGACGGGCGACGCTGTCGATCCACAGGTCCACCGACATCGGATGGCGAAGGTCGCGAAGGGCCGCCAGCCGCATCGAGGGTAGCCGCTCCGCATCCGCCTTCCAGGCGGCGGCCAGACCGGCGAGGTCGCTGTCGGTGAAGGACAGGGCCACCACATCCGCAGGCGTCTGCCTGAGGTCGACCGGCTCGGCGAGATCGTCGAGCGAAGCGGATGTCGTGGTGAGAATATGCATCGCTTTTTGGTCTTAGCCTCAGCCGGCGAGGATACGCTCGATCGCCGGGCGGTTCAGCCCCTTGAGGCCGATGACGACCAGCCGCGAGCGGCGATCGTCATCCGCCGTCCAGGCGCGGTCGTAGTAGTGGTTGACGCGCGGGCCAACGGCCTGGAGCAAGAGACGCATCGGCTTGCCACCAACCTCGACGAAGCCTTTGACGCGCAGCACGTTTTCCTGCTCGGCGGCAAGGGCGACGCGCTTGGCCAACTCATCGGGATTGGCGACCGACGGGACGTCGATGACGAAGGAATCGAAATCGTCATGCTCATGGTCGAGCTCGTCGTCGTGGTGGGTCTTGCGGTTCTCGATGTCGTCCTCGACGGCGAGCCCGAGGCCGAGCAGCACCGACGGGTCGACCTTGCCTTGCGCGGTCGGAACGATCTTCACGGCGCGCGCGACGTGCTTGCCGATGACGGCGTTGGCGCGCTGCGATCCGGCCGCATCCATCAGGTCGCTCTTCGACAGGATGATCAGGTCGGCGCAGGCAATCTGGTCCTCGAATACCTCTTCGACCGGATCGTCATGGTCGAGCGTCACGTCCGCGGCGCGCTGGGCCTGCAGGGCATCCATGTCGGAAGCGACGCGGCCGTCGGCCAGCGCCGGGCCATCAACAACGGCGACGACCCCGTCGACCGTGACGCGGCTCTTGACCGTCGGCCACTGGAAGGCCTGGACTAGCGGCTTCGGCAGAGCGAGGCCGGAGGTCTCGATCAGGATGTGGTCGACCTTGGGGTTGAGCGACAGGATCTGGTCGAGCGCCGGCACGAAATCGTCGGCCACGGTGCAGCAGATGCAGCCATTGGCGAGCTCGACGATGTTTTCCTCCGGGCATGTGTCGACGCCGCAGCCTTTCAGTATCTCGCCGTCGATGCCGACATCACCGAACTCGTTGACGATGATCGCCAGCCGCTTGCCCTTGGCGTTCTCGAGCAGGTTGCGGATCAGCGTCGTCTTGCCGGCGCCGAGGAAGCCGGTGACGACGGTGCAGGGAACACGAGAAACGGAAGCGTTCATGGTCAGTCCTTCAGCATGTCGAGGGGAGGAATGCGGGCAACCAGGCCGCGCTTGAGAGAGTCGGGCCGGCCGCGCCAGGGGACCAGGCCGTCGGTCGAGATGGCGAAGAGCTTTGCGCCGGTGATGAGGTCGGCGCCGCTGGTCGGGGTCAGATCGCCGAAGACATAGCTCCAGCAGCCGTCGCGCAGCAGCGCGGCGCTCAGCCGGCGCTTGCAATTGCCGAGGCATTCGACGGTGCGGATGTTGATGTTTTCGCCGGAGGCAGCCCGGCGCGTGTCCTCGGCGAGCAGCGCGCCGGCACGCGGATGGCCGTCCGAGCCGGTTTCGTCGCGGCAAGAGGAGCAGACGATGACGGTCACGCCGGCCAGCGCGTCGGGCTCGGACGAAATATCCGCACTGTTTGCCGGGAAACTGCCGTTACGATCCAAAACCAGGCTCCTTGCCCGGAAAACCCGCCGGGCATTCGGATACTTAAAGTTTCAGACGGCAGGTCTCCTGGCTCGCGAGTCGTCGCCTTGAAGGCCGCCTTCCCGGGAACATCCCAGTGGTTTTCGGCCGGGGCTCGTCGCTTACAGTTGCGGGGACAGCCGCGGATTTGGGCGTTGGCCCGCACCGCATTCCCTCTTGGCTCCTCCCTTTGCCGGGAGAAGACCGTCTGCGGCGGATTTAGGCTTACGGCCGGGTGCCTGTCAACGCACGGCTACGACACCGCGATGTCGGCCAGCGCCGGCCCGAGGTCGCCGGCCGGCGTCACTTCGATCGCTCCCAGGCCGAGCCAGCCCTGCATTTGCTGCAGTTCGTCGAAGAGTTGGGCCGCCGTTTCGGCGGGGGCGCCGGCCTCTGCAAAGGCGGCATGGACGCGCAGCACGCTCGCCGGCCGATCGGCTCGCAGATCGACACGGGCGACGATGCGGTCGCCAAGCAGGAAGGGCAGCACGTAGTAGCCGTATTGGCGCTTTTCGGCCGGCGTGTAGATCTCGATGCGGTAGCGGAAGCCGAAGAGTTTTTCCGTCCGGGTGCGCTCGAAGACGACGGGATCGAAGGGGGCGAGCAGGGCGCGGGCCTCTATCCGGCGTGGAAAGCGGGCGTCCTTGTGGAGATAGGCGGTCTTGTCCCAGCTCTCGACCTTCACAGGCAGCAGTTCGCCCGCTTCGACCAGTTCCTCGATGCGGTCTTTCGTATCGCCCGGCGCGAGACGAAAATAGTCGCGAAGGTCGCCATAGGTGGCGATGCCATGGGCGCGGGCCGAGATGCGCAGCAATTCGCGATGCGCGTCCTCGACCGAGGGTACCGGCAGGTCGAGTACGGCCTGCGGCAAAACGCGCTCGGGCAGGTCGTAATAGCGTTCGAAGCCGCGCCGGTAGGCGGTGGTGATGCGTCCGGCCCAGAACAGCCATTCAAAAGCGTGCTTGGCCTCGCTCCAGCCCCACCAGCCGCCATTGCCCTTGTGGCCTTCGATGTCGGACGCGGCGATCGGGCCGCGTTCGGCGACCTGCGCATAGATCTCGTCGATCATCGCCTTACGCTCCCGGCCCCATTTCGCCAGGCCGAGATACATCTCGTCGCCCTGCTCGGCGCGCAGCATGCGCCAGCGCATCAAAGGGTAGGTTTCGACAGGCAGGAACGACGCCTCATGCGCCCAATACTCAAAGACCGCGCGCTTGCGGGTGACCGCGGCGTTGTCGAGCAGCGCAAGCGGGTAGGGGCCGAGGCGAGAATAGAGCGGCATATAATGAGCACGCACCACAGCGCTGACGGAATCGATCTGCAACAGGCCGGTTCGTGAAAGCACGCGCGCAAGGTGGCGGCGATCCGGAACGCCGCCGGGCCTAGGGTCGTTGAACCCCTGTGCTCCGAGCGCAATGCGCCTCGCCATGGCCAGCGAAATCTTGTCCTTCATCAAGGCGCCCTTGCGCTGATCATTTGCCGGATTTTTAGCCGGTGATTCCGGCGATGCTAGCAGGCAAATGGCGGGAGATATGTCAGGAGAGAAAAGTGGAGTAAAAAGCGAAGGAAATCAAACAGGAGCGGATCGGACCAGTTTCTTCCGATAAGGCGTCCAGGGTCGCGAATTGAACAAGGTTTGACTTGCGTCACCGAAACCGCTGCGCTAACCCTCGCCGCGTTGCAGCATGGGCCCCTTAAAACGGTTCAGCGGTTAAACTGTCACGCTTCCGCATTAGAGTTCGTTGCTGTAATCAAAGTGAACTGCCCGCCTAAGGAAAGCCGCCGCATGAGCGCACTCCTGAGTTCATATCTGCCGATCGTCCTGTTCATCGCCGTGGCGCTGGTCGTCGGCCTTGCGCTGCTCATAGCGCCGTTCCTGGTGGCCTACCGCAATCCCGACCCGGAAAAGCTTTCCGCCTATGAATGCGGCTTCAACTCGTTTGACGACGCCCGTATGAAATTCGACATCCGCTTCTACCTGGTGTCGATCCTGTTCATCATCTTCGATCTCGAAGTCGCCTTCCTGTTCCCGTGGGCGGTCTCCTTCTCCAAGGTCGGCATGCTCGGCTTCTGGTCGATGATGGTGTTCCTGGCGGTGCTGACCATCGGCTTTGCCTATGAATGGAAAAAAGGAGCGCTGGAATGGGATTGAACGACAGTTCAGGCACCCTCGTCGCGCCGAAGCCCAAGGGCATCATCGACCCCAACACCGGCAGGCCGGTGGGGGAGGACGATCCCTTCTTCCTCGAAATCAACAATGAACTGGCCGACAAGGGTTTCCTTGTCACCTCGACCGAAGCGCTGATCACCTGGGCGCGCAGCGGCTCGCTGATGTTCATGACCTTCGGCCTCGCGTGCTGCGCGGTCGAGATGATCCACACCTCGATGCCGCGCTATGACTCGGAGCGCTTCGGCGTCGCGCCGCGCGCGTCGCCGCGCCAGTCCGACATCATGATCGTCGCCGGCACGCTGACCAACAAGATGGCCCCGGCGCTGCGCAAGGTCTACGACCAGATGCCGGAGCCGCGCTACGTCATCTCGATGGGCTCCTGCGCCAATGGCGGCGGCTATTACCACTATTCCTATTCGGTGGTGCGCGGCTGCGACCGCGTCGTGCCGGTCGACATCTATGTGCCCGGCTGCCCGCCGAGCGCGGAAGCGCTGCTCTACGGCATTCTCCTTCTGCAGAAGAAGATCCGCCGCACCGGCACGATCGAACGGTGAGCCGATGACCCAGGCGTTGAACGAACTCTCCACCTATCTCGGCGAGAAGCTCTCCGGCCGCATCGGCGAAGCCGTGCTTGCCTACGGCGAACTGACGGTTTCGGTTGAACCGGGCAATCTGATCGAGGTAGCGACCTTCCTGCGCGACGATCCGCGCTGCCAGTTCATCTCGATCATCGACGTCTGCGGAGCGGACTACCCGTCGCGCGCCAGGCGCTTCGACGTCGTCTATCACCTATTGTCGCCGAAGCAGAATGTGCGCATCCGGCTCAAGGTCCAGGCCGACGAGGAGACGCTGGTGCCGTCGCTGACCGGCGTCTATCCCGGTGCCGACTGGTTCGAGCGCGAGACCTACGACCTTTACGGCGTGCTGTTTTCGGGCCATCCAGACCTGCGCCGCATTCTCACCGACTATGGTTTCGAGGGCCATCCGCTGCGCAAGGATTTCCCGCTGACCGGCTTCGTCGAGGTTCGCTACGACGACGAGGCCAAGCGGGTCATCTACGAGCCGGTCGAGCTCAAGCAGGAATTCCGCAATTTTGATTTTCTTTCTCCTTGGGAAGGGACGGACTACGTCCTGCCCGGGGATGAGAAGGCGAAACAGTGAGTGGGGAAGTAGTGAGTAGTCAGTAGGGAAGGAATTGGGAAAAAAGATCGAATCTTATCGCGACTTGGTGGTGTGGCAATCGGCGATGGTCCTTGCCGAGGATTGTTACCGCGTCACCAAAGGTTTTCCGAGAGACGAGATCTATGGAATGACCTCCCAGATGCGCCGCTCGGCGGTATCTATCGCCGCGAATATCGCTGAAGGGTACGGTCGTGAGAATAGAGGTTCTTTCGTTCAATTTCTGCGCATGGCACAGGGTTCGTTGAAGGAACTGGAAACGCACATATTGCTGGCGTGCCGGATCGGTATGCTGGCAAGAGATAACGAGACTGAACTGCTACTGCGGTGCGAAGAGATTGGAAAAATGACGCGATCTCTGATCAGAACCGTGCAGGCCAAGCAGGCGGAATGAAGCAGGCATTGAGATTGATGGTCACTACTCACTACTCACTACTGACTCTTCGCCAGAGGCGCCACAATGGCTGAAACCTCTGTCCGCAACTTCAACATCAACTTCGGTCCGCAGCACCCTGCGGCGCATGGCGTTTTGCGCCTGGTGCTGGAACTGGACGGCGAGGTGGTCGACCGCGTCGATCCGCATATCGGGCTGCTTCACCGCGGCACCGAAAAGCTGATCGAGGCCAAAACCTATCTGCAGGCCGTGCCTTATCTCGACCGGCTCGACTATTGCGCGCCGATGAACCAGGAGCATGCCTTCGCTTTGGCCGCCGAGCGGCTGCTCGGCATCGAGGTGCCGAAGCGCGGTCAGTTGATCCGCGTGCTCTATTCCGAGATGGGCCGTATCATGTCGCACATCCTCAATGTGACGACACAGGCGATGGACGTCGGCGCGCTGACCCCTCCGCTGTGGGGCTTCGTCGAGCGCGAAAAGCTGATGGTTTTCTACGAGCGCGCCTCCGGCTCGCGCATGCATGCGGCCTATTTCCGGCCGGGCGGCGTGCACCAGGACCTGCCGCAGAAGCTGGTTGAGGATATCGGCAAGTGGATCGATCCGTTCCTGAAGTCGATCGACGATCTCGATGCGCTTTTGACCGGCAACCGCATCTTCAAGCAGCGCAATGTCGATATCGGCATCGTGTCGCTGGCCGACGCCTGGGCCTGGGGCTTTTCGGGCGTGATGGTGCGCGGCTCGGGCGCCGCCTGGGACCTGCGCAAGTCGCAGCCATATGAATGCTATTCCGAGATGGATTTCGACATCCCGATCGGCAAGAACGGCGATTGCTACGACCGTTACCTGGTGCGCATGGAAGAGATGCGTCAGTCGGCCAAGATCATGCGCCAGTGCGTCGATCTCCTGCTCGGCAAGGAAAGCGCCGGCCCGGTGTCTAACCTCGACGGCAAGGTGGTGCCGCCCAAGCGCCAGGCGATGAAGCGATCGATGGAAGCGCTCATCCACCACTTCAAGCTCTACACCGAGGGCTATCGCGTGCCGGCCGGCGAGGTGTATGCGGCCGTCGAGGCGCCGAAGGGCGAGTTCGGCGTCTACATGGTCTCCGACGGCACCAACAAGCCCTATCGCTGCAAGCTGCGTGCGCCCGGTTTCGCGCATCTGCAGGCCATGGACTTCCTGTGCCGCGGCCACATGCTGGCCGACGTCACCGCGGTGCTTGGCTCCCTCGACATCGTGTTTGGTGAGGTCGATCGCTAAATGTCAGTCCGCCGTCTCGCAGATGCCAGTGTCCAGCCAGCCTCCTTTGCCTTCAACAAGGCGAACGCGGCGGCGGCGCAGCAGTGGATCGCCAAATACCCGAAGGGTCGCGAACAGTCGGCTATCATCCCGTTGCTGATGATCGCGCAGGAGCAGGAAGGCTGGGTCACCAAGGCGGCGATCGAGACGATCTCCGACATGCTCGGCATGCCGCGCATCCGCGGCCTCGAAGTCGCGACCTTCTACACGCAGTACCAGCTCAATCCGGTCGGCACCCGCGCCCATATCCAGGTCTGCGGCACCACGCCCTGCATGCTGCGCGGCTCGGAAGCGCTGATGGATGTGTGCCGGTCAAAAATCCATCACGACCAGTTCCACACCAACGACAAGGGCACGCTGTCGTGGGAGGAGGTCGAATGCCTCGGCGCCTGCGTCAACGCGCCGATGGTCATGATCTTCAAGGACACGTTCGAGGACCTGACGCCCGAGCGGCTGGCCGAAATCATCGATCTCTACGATGCCGGCAAGGGCGCCGAGGTCAAGCCTGGACCGCAGAACGGCCGCCACGGCTCCGAGCCGGCCGGTGGCTTGAAGACGCTGACCAGCGAAAAGGCGATCCTGAAATCGACGCGTGACAAGGAAGCCAAGGCGGCGGCGAAAGCCGCCAAGGATGCCGCCGCGGCAGCACCGGCTGCTCCTGCCGCCGTCGTCTCGCAGGCGGCACCTGCCTCAGCACCGGCATCCGCTGCGCCAGCAGCTTCGGCGCCGGCCGCCTCAGGCCCGGTTGCGCCGTCAAAATCCAGCAAGCCGAAGACCCATGCGGCTGAAACCAGCCCGGCGCTCAACACGCCGTCGCCGGTCAAGGTCGCTCCGGCCACCGAGAACGGCGCCAGCGTCAGGGCGCCGCGCCATTCGGCCGCCAACGCCAACCAAGCCGATCCGGAAGTCGAAGCGGTTTCCAAGCCACGCAGCGGGCCGAAGACAAAGGCCGAACCGGCCTCCGCTTTCAAGGCGCCGGAAACCAAGCAGCCTGTCGCCAAGACAGCCAAACCTTCGCTCGACGACAATAACCGGCCCGCCGGCATCGAGCGCCCGGCAACGGTCGACGATCTCAAGCTGATCTCCGGCGTCGGCCCGAAGATCGAAGGCACCCTGCATTCGTTGGGCATCTACACCTTCGCGCAGGTCGCCTCCTGGAAGAAGGCCGAGCGCGAATGGGTCGACGGCTATCTCAGCTTCCACGGCCGCATCGATCGCGACGACTGGGTGAAACAGGCCAAGGCGCTCGCCAAGGGCGGCGTCGCCGAATACATCCGCGTCTTCGGCAAGAAGCCGGTCTGAGGGACGAAAAATGCTTCAGGACAAAGACCGCATCTTCACCAACATCTACGGCCTCTTCGACACGTCGCTGGCTGGCGCGCAGTCGCGCGGCATCTGGGACGATACGCCTGGCCTCATCGCCAAGGGGCGCGACTGGATCGTCAACGAGATGAAGGCGTCCGGCCTGCGCGGCCGTGGCGGCGCCGGCTTCCCGACCGGATTGAAATGGTCGTTCATGCCGAAGCAGAGCGACGGCCGGCCAAGCTATCTCGTCATCAACGCCGATGAATCCGAGCCCGGCACCTGCAAGGACCGCGATATCCTGCGCAACGATCCGCACACGCTGGTCGAGGGCGCGCTGGTCGCCGGCTTCGCCATGGGCGCGATCGCCGCCTACATCTATGTGCGCGGCGAGTTCATCCGCGAGCGCGAGGCGCTGCAGCGCGCCATCGACGAGGCTTACGCGGCCAAGCTGATCGGCAAGAACAACACCTCCGGCTACGACTTCGAAGTCTACATGCATCACGGCGCCGGCGCCTATATCTGCGGCGAGGAGACCGCGCTGCTCGAAAGCCTGGAAGGCAAGAAGGGCCAGCCGAGGCTGAAGCCGCCATTCCCGGCCAATGTCGGCCTCTATGGCTGCCCGACCACCGTCAACAACGTCGAGTCGATTGCGGTGGCGCCGACCATCCTGCGCCGCGGCGCCGCCTGGTTCTCGTCCTTCGGCCGCCCGAACAATGCCGGCACCAAGCTGTTCTGCGTGTCGGGCCATGTCAACAATCCGTGCACTTTCGAAGAGGCGATGTCGATCCCGTTCCGCGAGTTGATCGAGGAGCATTGCGGCGGCATCCGCGGCGGCTGGGACAATCTGCTCGCGGTCATCCCGGGCGGT includes the following:
- a CDS encoding cobaltochelatase subunit CobN gives rise to the protein MHILTTTSASLDDLAEPVDLRQTPADVVALSFTDSDLAGLAAAWKADAERLPSMRLAALRDLRHPMSVDLWIDSVARHAKVVLVRILGGYEWWRYGCDQLAAVARERGIKLALLPGESHDEDQRLIEGSTLPRAELDALLGYFREGGPANMAALVQRLAKLAGAEAAVVDAVSVPKAGYYEPGVGVVEKSNVSRVGIPSHPPLSCRTSPPQGGRSAVTQAGSISASSNIELAETSTVGETVDHRAISPLAGEMSGRTEGGVTQLGVDNFAVVPILFYRSMLLAADIAPIDALAEALKQQGMAPVPIFVSSLKDPASLAFVENAIASLNPAAIVTATAFASGAEPGIETLFDRAGVPVFQVIVATTRREVWEKNQRGLAPADLAMHVVLPELDGRILAGAISFKGEVETDPALAFRAFANRPEADRVEQVARRIAAFIRLQRTERAERKLAILIPDYPSAPGRTGYAVGLDVPSSVLAMLHDLKEQGYVVEAIPQSPRELLDALEVGGLGLTLTDYVAFSAELPREARASVEVAWGMAQDQIGSREAPPSVLPDISPARGEIGSSAEGAIPATPTIGESGGDRSISPPAGEMSGRTEGGVQAPTSATFPFRAATFGNVTVALAPDRGRSADRRADYHDPTLPPRHELIAFGLWLQKSLGAHAIIHVGAHGTLEWLPGKTVALSDTCFPEIVTGSLPVIYPFIVSNPGEAAQAKRRISAVTLGHLPPPLTGAGLDEVQQKLERLVDEYAQADGLDRRRRDRLARLIVETAQRTGLASEAGVAGTDAPDEALRRIDAWLCDLKDFAVKDGLHVYGRAPEDEADPLRRQSAAAEIANLLAALDGRHIKAGPAGAPARGRSDVLPTGRNLFTSDPRTMPTPTAYDLGQAAAEEVVRSYMQSHGDWPRSLVIDLWGSASLRTGGEEIAQGLALMGCRPQWDAATGRVTGIEVLPPATLGRPRVDVTWRISGLFRDMFPTQIALIDAAANAVASRDEDDTENPLAAATRAQGKISPRIFGTSPGTYGAGVEDLLSRGEWGAREEIGRAYLDATSHAYGGADSEAISAPGAFEGRVAEADLLIHTGDDPGRDILEGSADVAFIGGFSAALAALGRNADVIVLDTTDPKKPKPRSVGEAVSRVVRARAVNPRFIAGQMRHGPRGASEFAETVDRLVGFAETTHAISGALIEAVHDAYIGDPEVRAFILRENPAAAKVIAERFLAARRRGLWHPLRNSIDDGLAALIAEAQAGGVAA
- the cobW gene encoding cobalamin biosynthesis protein CobW; protein product: MNASVSRVPCTVVTGFLGAGKTTLIRNLLENAKGKRLAIIVNEFGDVGIDGEILKGCGVDTCPEENIVELANGCICCTVADDFVPALDQILSLNPKVDHILIETSGLALPKPLVQAFQWPTVKSRVTVDGVVAVVDGPALADGRVASDMDALQAQRAADVTLDHDDPVEEVFEDQIACADLIILSKSDLMDAAGSQRANAVIGKHVARAVKIVPTAQGKVDPSVLLGLGLAVEDDIENRKTHHDDELDHEHDDFDSFVIDVPSVANPDELAKRVALAAEQENVLRVKGFVEVGGKPMRLLLQAVGPRVNHYYDRAWTADDDRRSRLVVIGLKGLNRPAIERILAG
- a CDS encoding DUF1636 family protein, with the protein product MDRNGSFPANSADISSEPDALAGVTVIVCSSCRDETGSDGHPRAGALLAEDTRRAASGENINIRTVECLGNCKRRLSAALLRDGCWSYVFGDLTPTSGADLITGAKLFAISTDGLVPWRGRPDSLKRGLVARIPPLDMLKD
- a CDS encoding winged helix-turn-helix domain-containing protein, whose product is MKDKISLAMARRIALGAQGFNDPRPGGVPDRRHLARVLSRTGLLQIDSVSAVVRAHYMPLYSRLGPYPLALLDNAAVTRKRAVFEYWAHEASFLPVETYPLMRWRMLRAEQGDEMYLGLAKWGRERKAMIDEIYAQVAERGPIAASDIEGHKGNGGWWGWSEAKHAFEWLFWAGRITTAYRRGFERYYDLPERVLPQAVLDLPVPSVEDAHRELLRISARAHGIATYGDLRDYFRLAPGDTKDRIEELVEAGELLPVKVESWDKTAYLHKDARFPRRIEARALLAPFDPVVFERTRTEKLFGFRYRIEIYTPAEKRQYGYYVLPFLLGDRIVARVDLRADRPASVLRVHAAFAEAGAPAETAAQLFDELQQMQGWLGLGAIEVTPAGDLGPALADIAVS
- a CDS encoding NADH-quinone oxidoreductase subunit A, yielding MSALLSSYLPIVLFIAVALVVGLALLIAPFLVAYRNPDPEKLSAYECGFNSFDDARMKFDIRFYLVSILFIIFDLEVAFLFPWAVSFSKVGMLGFWSMMVFLAVLTIGFAYEWKKGALEWD
- a CDS encoding NuoB/complex I 20 kDa subunit family protein, with the translated sequence MGLNDSSGTLVAPKPKGIIDPNTGRPVGEDDPFFLEINNELADKGFLVTSTEALITWARSGSLMFMTFGLACCAVEMIHTSMPRYDSERFGVAPRASPRQSDIMIVAGTLTNKMAPALRKVYDQMPEPRYVISMGSCANGGGYYHYSYSVVRGCDRVVPVDIYVPGCPPSAEALLYGILLLQKKIRRTGTIER
- a CDS encoding NADH-quinone oxidoreductase subunit C, coding for MTQALNELSTYLGEKLSGRIGEAVLAYGELTVSVEPGNLIEVATFLRDDPRCQFISIIDVCGADYPSRARRFDVVYHLLSPKQNVRIRLKVQADEETLVPSLTGVYPGADWFERETYDLYGVLFSGHPDLRRILTDYGFEGHPLRKDFPLTGFVEVRYDDEAKRVIYEPVELKQEFRNFDFLSPWEGTDYVLPGDEKAKQ
- a CDS encoding four helix bundle protein — translated: MVLAEDCYRVTKGFPRDEIYGMTSQMRRSAVSIAANIAEGYGRENRGSFVQFLRMAQGSLKELETHILLACRIGMLARDNETELLLRCEEIGKMTRSLIRTVQAKQAE
- a CDS encoding NADH-quinone oxidoreductase subunit D; the protein is MAETSVRNFNINFGPQHPAAHGVLRLVLELDGEVVDRVDPHIGLLHRGTEKLIEAKTYLQAVPYLDRLDYCAPMNQEHAFALAAERLLGIEVPKRGQLIRVLYSEMGRIMSHILNVTTQAMDVGALTPPLWGFVEREKLMVFYERASGSRMHAAYFRPGGVHQDLPQKLVEDIGKWIDPFLKSIDDLDALLTGNRIFKQRNVDIGIVSLADAWAWGFSGVMVRGSGAAWDLRKSQPYECYSEMDFDIPIGKNGDCYDRYLVRMEEMRQSAKIMRQCVDLLLGKESAGPVSNLDGKVVPPKRQAMKRSMEALIHHFKLYTEGYRVPAGEVYAAVEAPKGEFGVYMVSDGTNKPYRCKLRAPGFAHLQAMDFLCRGHMLADVTAVLGSLDIVFGEVDR
- a CDS encoding NADH-quinone oxidoreductase subunit E — its product is MSVRRLADASVQPASFAFNKANAAAAQQWIAKYPKGREQSAIIPLLMIAQEQEGWVTKAAIETISDMLGMPRIRGLEVATFYTQYQLNPVGTRAHIQVCGTTPCMLRGSEALMDVCRSKIHHDQFHTNDKGTLSWEEVECLGACVNAPMVMIFKDTFEDLTPERLAEIIDLYDAGKGAEVKPGPQNGRHGSEPAGGLKTLTSEKAILKSTRDKEAKAAAKAAKDAAAAAPAAPAAVVSQAAPASAPASAAPAASAPAASGPVAPSKSSKPKTHAAETSPALNTPSPVKVAPATENGASVRAPRHSAANANQADPEVEAVSKPRSGPKTKAEPASAFKAPETKQPVAKTAKPSLDDNNRPAGIERPATVDDLKLISGVGPKIEGTLHSLGIYTFAQVASWKKAEREWVDGYLSFHGRIDRDDWVKQAKALAKGGVAEYIRVFGKKPV